From the genome of Mugil cephalus isolate CIBA_MC_2020 chromosome 2, CIBA_Mcephalus_1.1, whole genome shotgun sequence, one region includes:
- the uso1 gene encoding general vesicular transport factor p115 isoform X2 codes for MNFFRGVIGGQAAGPQPSGSETIQKLCDRVASSTLLEDRRDAVRALKSLSKKYRMEVGTQAMDHLINILQTDRSDSEILGYALDTLYNIICNDEEEEQDAVTPLPVSGKHKNMSIPDENAQKQADDLGAQFTDTFIQDPEHITLLLTLLEEFDFHVRWPAVKLLTALLKNQGVQVQGIILVSPMGVSRLMDLLADSREVIRNDGLLLLQQLTKGNAAIQKIVAFENAFERLLDIITEEGSSDGGIVVEDCLLLLLNLLKNNSSNQNFFKEGSYIQRMKPWFEVGDDNSGWSAQKVTNLHLMLQLVRVMVSPVNSPGATSSCQKSMYQCGLLQQLCTILMATGVPADILTETINTVSEVIRGSQVNQDYFASVNAPSNPPRPAIVVLLMSMVNERQPFVLRCAVLYCFQCFLYKNQKGQGEIVATLLPSTIDANSISAGQLLCGGLFSADSLSNWCAAVALAHALQDNLTQKEQLLRVQLATSLGKPPVSLLQQCTNILSQGDKIVRRGSKVQTRVGLLMLLCTWISSCPIAVTHFLHNQENVPFLTAQISENLGEDERLVQGLCALLLGICIYYNDNSLENYTKEKLKQLIEKRIGKENFVEKLGFITKHELYSRAAQKPQPVFPSPEQMLFDHEFTKLVKELEGVITKAVHKSSEEDKKEEEVKKTLEQHDNIVTQYKELIREQDAQIQELKEQVSSMTSQHEQMQTTITQQLSQIQQHKDQYNILKLKLGKDNQSQSNSQGDGSQVNGLQTEELSQLREEVEELRKQHTLLQTQLSDKDTLINTLKSAESQTGGSDNTELLQELEALRGQVQAQAAEISQLKTERQDLLRRAEAGSSDSAPSNSSDATQLAELESRLAAQSSETERLKEEEKKLSQSRAELEQQLASATSTVAILQAEKTKLQTEVQESKKEQDDLLMLLADQDQKIHSLKQKLKDLGETVEDEDDLDARDQTDEDDEDEDEDED; via the exons ATGAACTTCTTCAGAGGAGTGATCGGTGGGCAGGCAGCCGGGCCGCAGCCGTCCGGGTCGGAGACG ATTCAGAAGTTGTGTGACCGGGTGGCCTCCTCGACGCTCCTAGAAGACCGCAGAGATGCTGTCCGGGCTCTTAAGTCCCTCTCTAAG AAATATCGCATGGAAGTTGGGACACAGGCGATGGATCACTTGATCAACATACTGCAGACTGATAG GTCTGACTCTGAAATCCTTGGCTACGCTTTGGACACACTCTACAACATCATCTGCAAcgatgaggaggaagaacaag ACGCAGTAACCCCTCTCCCTGTCTCAGGGAAGCATAAGAATATGTCCATACCTG ACGAGAACGCCCAGAAACAGGCAGATGACCTGGGTGCCCAGTTTACAGACACATTCATCCAGGACCCTGAGCATATAACCCTGCTTCTCACTCTGTTGGAG gAGTTTGACTTCCATGTCCGTTGGCCTGCGGTGAAGTTGTTGACTGCTCTCCTGAAGAACCAGGGCGTCCAGGTCCAGGGGATCATTCTCGTCAGCCCCATGG GTGTTTCCAGATTAATGGACCTACTGGCAGACTCCAGAGAAGTAATTCGCAATGAT GGCTTGCTGCTGCTTCAACAGCTGACCAAAGGCAACGCAGCAATTCAGAAAATTGTGGCATTTGAGAACGCATTTGAGCGTCTCCTAGACATCATCACAGAAGAGGGCAGCAGTGATGGAG GTATTGTGGTGGAGGACTGTTTACTTCTGCTACTCAACCTGCTCAAGAACAACAGCTCCAACCAGAACTTCTTCAAGGAGGGCTCCTACATCCAGAGAATGAAGCCCTGGTTCGAGGTTGGGGATGATAACTCAGGCTGGTCGGCACAGAAGGTCACCAACCTCCACCTTATGTTACAG CTGGTGCGAGTGATGGTGTCTCCGGTGAACTCTCCTGGAGCTACATCCAGCTGTCAGAAGTCCATGTACCAGTGTggcctgctgcagcagctgtgtacCATCCTCATGGCCACTGGTGTGCCTGCTGACATCCTCACAGAG ACCATCAACACTGTTTCAGAAGTTATTAGGGGCTCACAGGTCAACCAAGACTACTTTGCTTCAGTCAATGCTCCTTCAAACCCACCAAG GCCAGCCATCGTAGTGCTGCTCATGTCCATGGTGAATGAGAGACAACCATTTGTACTTCGCTGTGCTGTCCTTTACTGcttccagtgtttcctctacaaaAACCAGAAAGGCCAAGGGGAGATCGTTGCTACACTACTACCCTCCACCATTGATG cCAATTCCATCTCGGCTGGACAGTTACTGTGCGGCGGCCTCTTCTCAGCTGACTCTCTTTCCAACTGGTGTGCTGCCGTGGCCCTGGCCCACGCCCTGCAGGACAATCTCACCCAGAAGGAGCAGCTGCTCAGGGTTCAACTTGCCACCAGCTTGGGCAAGCCCCctgtctctctgctgcagcagtgCACCAACATCCTGTCCCAG GGTGATAAGATCGTCCGGCGG GGCAGTAAAGTGCAGACCAGGGTGGGCCTCCTCATGTTGCTGTGTACATGGATCAGCAGCTGTCCGATTGCTGTTACACACTTTCTACACAATCAGGAAAATGTTCCCTTT CTGACCGCTCAGATCTCAGAGAACCTGGGGGAGGATGAAAGGCTGGTGCAGGGCCTGTGTGCGCTGCTTCTGGGCATCTGTATCTATTATAATGACAACTCACTGGAAAACTACACCAA GGAAAAGCTAAAGCAGCTGATTGAGAAGCGCATCGGAAAGGAAAACTTTGTAGAAAAGCTCGGCTTCATCACCAAACACGAACTGTATTCACGCGCAGCCCAGAAGCCGCAGCCTGTATTCCCGTCTCCAGAGCAGATGCTGTTCGATCACGAGTTCACCAAACTGGTCAAAGAGCTGGAAG GTGTGATAACTAAAGCCGTGCACAAGTCCAGtgaggaggacaagaaggaagaggaggtgaagaagacatTAGAGCAACATGACAACATTGTCACCCAGTACAAAGAACTGATTAGAGAACAG GATGCTCAAATCCAGGAGCTGAAGGAGCAGGTATCGTCAATGACCTCTCAGCACGAACAGATGCAGACCACAATCACCCAGCAGCTGTCCCAGATCCAGCAGCACAAAGACCAGTACAACATCCTCAAACTAAAACTAG GTAAGGACAACCAGAGCCAGTCGAACAGCCAGGGAGACGGCTCTCAGGTGAACGGGCTGCAAACAGAAGAGCTTTCCCAGCTccgagaggaggtggaggagctccGCAAGCAACACACACTCCTTCAGACGCAACTCAGTGACAAGGACACACTTATCAACACTCTG AAGTCGGCGGAGAGTCAAACAGGAGGATCAGACAACACAGAGCTACTCCAG GAGCTGGAGGCTTTGAGGGGTCAGGTTCAGGCCCAGGCAGCAGAAATTAGCCAACTGAAGACGGAGAGACAAGATCTTCTCAGGAGAGCTGAAGCTGGG TCCTCAGACTCGGCCCCCAGCAACTCATCAGACGCCACCCAGCTGGCAGAACTGGAGAGCAGACTGGCAGCACAGTCgtctgagacagagagactgaaG gaggaggagaagaagttgTCGCAGAGCCGTGcggagctggagcagcagctggccTCAGCCACCAGCACGGTGGCCATCCTTCAGGCAGAGAAGACCAAGCTTCAAACGGAGGTCCAGGAGTCAAAGAAGGAGCAGGACGACCTGCTGATGCTGCTggcagaccaggaccagaagaTCCACAGCctcaaacagaaactcaaagacCTGGGAGAGACG GTGGAAGATGAAGACGACCTCGACGCCAGGGACCAGACAGACGAGGATGACGAAGACGAGGATGAAGACGAGGACTAg
- the uso1 gene encoding general vesicular transport factor p115 isoform X5, with protein MNFFRGVIGGQAAGPQPSGSETIQKLCDRVASSTLLEDRRDAVRALKSLSKKYRMEVGTQAMDHLINILQTDRSDSEILGYALDTLYNIICNDEEEEQDENAQKQADDLGAQFTDTFIQDPEHITLLLTLLEEFDFHVRWPAVKLLTALLKNQGVQVQGIILVSPMGVSRLMDLLADSREVIRNDGLLLLQQLTKGNAAIQKIVAFENAFERLLDIITEEGSSDGGIVVEDCLLLLLNLLKNNSSNQNFFKEGSYIQRMKPWFEVGDDNSGWSAQKVTNLHLMLQLVRVMVSPVNSPGATSSCQKSMYQCGLLQQLCTILMATGVPADILTETINTVSEVIRGSQVNQDYFASVNAPSNPPRPAIVVLLMSMVNERQPFVLRCAVLYCFQCFLYKNQKGQGEIVATLLPSTIDANSISAGQLLCGGLFSADSLSNWCAAVALAHALQDNLTQKEQLLRVQLATSLGKPPVSLLQQCTNILSQGDKIVRRGSKVQTRVGLLMLLCTWISSCPIAVTHFLHNQENVPFLTAQISENLGEDERLVQGLCALLLGICIYYNDNSLENYTKEKLKQLIEKRIGKENFVEKLGFITKHELYSRAAQKPQPVFPSPEQMLFDHEFTKLVKELEGVITKAVHKSSEEDKKEEEVKKTLEQHDNIVTQYKELIREQDAQIQELKEQVSSMTSQHEQMQTTITQQLSQIQQHKDQYNILKLKLGKDNQSQSNSQGDGSQVNGLQTEELSQLREEVEELRKQHTLLQTQLSDKDTLINTLKSAESQTGGSDNTELLQELEALRGQVQAQAAEISQLKTERQDLLRRAEAGSSDSAPSNSSDATQLAELESRLAAQSSETERLKEEEKKLSQSRAELEQQLASATSTVAILQAEKTKLQTEVQESKKEQDDLLMLLADQDQKIHSLKQKLKDLGETVEDEDDLDARDQTDEDDEDEDEDED; from the exons ATGAACTTCTTCAGAGGAGTGATCGGTGGGCAGGCAGCCGGGCCGCAGCCGTCCGGGTCGGAGACG ATTCAGAAGTTGTGTGACCGGGTGGCCTCCTCGACGCTCCTAGAAGACCGCAGAGATGCTGTCCGGGCTCTTAAGTCCCTCTCTAAG AAATATCGCATGGAAGTTGGGACACAGGCGATGGATCACTTGATCAACATACTGCAGACTGATAG GTCTGACTCTGAAATCCTTGGCTACGCTTTGGACACACTCTACAACATCATCTGCAAcgatgaggaggaagaacaag ACGAGAACGCCCAGAAACAGGCAGATGACCTGGGTGCCCAGTTTACAGACACATTCATCCAGGACCCTGAGCATATAACCCTGCTTCTCACTCTGTTGGAG gAGTTTGACTTCCATGTCCGTTGGCCTGCGGTGAAGTTGTTGACTGCTCTCCTGAAGAACCAGGGCGTCCAGGTCCAGGGGATCATTCTCGTCAGCCCCATGG GTGTTTCCAGATTAATGGACCTACTGGCAGACTCCAGAGAAGTAATTCGCAATGAT GGCTTGCTGCTGCTTCAACAGCTGACCAAAGGCAACGCAGCAATTCAGAAAATTGTGGCATTTGAGAACGCATTTGAGCGTCTCCTAGACATCATCACAGAAGAGGGCAGCAGTGATGGAG GTATTGTGGTGGAGGACTGTTTACTTCTGCTACTCAACCTGCTCAAGAACAACAGCTCCAACCAGAACTTCTTCAAGGAGGGCTCCTACATCCAGAGAATGAAGCCCTGGTTCGAGGTTGGGGATGATAACTCAGGCTGGTCGGCACAGAAGGTCACCAACCTCCACCTTATGTTACAG CTGGTGCGAGTGATGGTGTCTCCGGTGAACTCTCCTGGAGCTACATCCAGCTGTCAGAAGTCCATGTACCAGTGTggcctgctgcagcagctgtgtacCATCCTCATGGCCACTGGTGTGCCTGCTGACATCCTCACAGAG ACCATCAACACTGTTTCAGAAGTTATTAGGGGCTCACAGGTCAACCAAGACTACTTTGCTTCAGTCAATGCTCCTTCAAACCCACCAAG GCCAGCCATCGTAGTGCTGCTCATGTCCATGGTGAATGAGAGACAACCATTTGTACTTCGCTGTGCTGTCCTTTACTGcttccagtgtttcctctacaaaAACCAGAAAGGCCAAGGGGAGATCGTTGCTACACTACTACCCTCCACCATTGATG cCAATTCCATCTCGGCTGGACAGTTACTGTGCGGCGGCCTCTTCTCAGCTGACTCTCTTTCCAACTGGTGTGCTGCCGTGGCCCTGGCCCACGCCCTGCAGGACAATCTCACCCAGAAGGAGCAGCTGCTCAGGGTTCAACTTGCCACCAGCTTGGGCAAGCCCCctgtctctctgctgcagcagtgCACCAACATCCTGTCCCAG GGTGATAAGATCGTCCGGCGG GGCAGTAAAGTGCAGACCAGGGTGGGCCTCCTCATGTTGCTGTGTACATGGATCAGCAGCTGTCCGATTGCTGTTACACACTTTCTACACAATCAGGAAAATGTTCCCTTT CTGACCGCTCAGATCTCAGAGAACCTGGGGGAGGATGAAAGGCTGGTGCAGGGCCTGTGTGCGCTGCTTCTGGGCATCTGTATCTATTATAATGACAACTCACTGGAAAACTACACCAA GGAAAAGCTAAAGCAGCTGATTGAGAAGCGCATCGGAAAGGAAAACTTTGTAGAAAAGCTCGGCTTCATCACCAAACACGAACTGTATTCACGCGCAGCCCAGAAGCCGCAGCCTGTATTCCCGTCTCCAGAGCAGATGCTGTTCGATCACGAGTTCACCAAACTGGTCAAAGAGCTGGAAG GTGTGATAACTAAAGCCGTGCACAAGTCCAGtgaggaggacaagaaggaagaggaggtgaagaagacatTAGAGCAACATGACAACATTGTCACCCAGTACAAAGAACTGATTAGAGAACAG GATGCTCAAATCCAGGAGCTGAAGGAGCAGGTATCGTCAATGACCTCTCAGCACGAACAGATGCAGACCACAATCACCCAGCAGCTGTCCCAGATCCAGCAGCACAAAGACCAGTACAACATCCTCAAACTAAAACTAG GTAAGGACAACCAGAGCCAGTCGAACAGCCAGGGAGACGGCTCTCAGGTGAACGGGCTGCAAACAGAAGAGCTTTCCCAGCTccgagaggaggtggaggagctccGCAAGCAACACACACTCCTTCAGACGCAACTCAGTGACAAGGACACACTTATCAACACTCTG AAGTCGGCGGAGAGTCAAACAGGAGGATCAGACAACACAGAGCTACTCCAG GAGCTGGAGGCTTTGAGGGGTCAGGTTCAGGCCCAGGCAGCAGAAATTAGCCAACTGAAGACGGAGAGACAAGATCTTCTCAGGAGAGCTGAAGCTGGG TCCTCAGACTCGGCCCCCAGCAACTCATCAGACGCCACCCAGCTGGCAGAACTGGAGAGCAGACTGGCAGCACAGTCgtctgagacagagagactgaaG gaggaggagaagaagttgTCGCAGAGCCGTGcggagctggagcagcagctggccTCAGCCACCAGCACGGTGGCCATCCTTCAGGCAGAGAAGACCAAGCTTCAAACGGAGGTCCAGGAGTCAAAGAAGGAGCAGGACGACCTGCTGATGCTGCTggcagaccaggaccagaagaTCCACAGCctcaaacagaaactcaaagacCTGGGAGAGACG GTGGAAGATGAAGACGACCTCGACGCCAGGGACCAGACAGACGAGGATGACGAAGACGAGGATGAAGACGAGGACTAg
- the uso1 gene encoding general vesicular transport factor p115 isoform X1, whose translation MNFFRGVIGGQAAGPQPSGSETIQKLCDRVASSTLLEDRRDAVRALKSLSKKYRMEVGTQAMDHLINILQTDRSDSEILGYALDTLYNIICNDEEEEQDESEDAVTPLPVSGKHKNMSIPDENAQKQADDLGAQFTDTFIQDPEHITLLLTLLEEFDFHVRWPAVKLLTALLKNQGVQVQGIILVSPMGVSRLMDLLADSREVIRNDGLLLLQQLTKGNAAIQKIVAFENAFERLLDIITEEGSSDGGIVVEDCLLLLLNLLKNNSSNQNFFKEGSYIQRMKPWFEVGDDNSGWSAQKVTNLHLMLQLVRVMVSPVNSPGATSSCQKSMYQCGLLQQLCTILMATGVPADILTETINTVSEVIRGSQVNQDYFASVNAPSNPPRPAIVVLLMSMVNERQPFVLRCAVLYCFQCFLYKNQKGQGEIVATLLPSTIDANSISAGQLLCGGLFSADSLSNWCAAVALAHALQDNLTQKEQLLRVQLATSLGKPPVSLLQQCTNILSQGDKIVRRGSKVQTRVGLLMLLCTWISSCPIAVTHFLHNQENVPFLTAQISENLGEDERLVQGLCALLLGICIYYNDNSLENYTKEKLKQLIEKRIGKENFVEKLGFITKHELYSRAAQKPQPVFPSPEQMLFDHEFTKLVKELEGVITKAVHKSSEEDKKEEEVKKTLEQHDNIVTQYKELIREQDAQIQELKEQVSSMTSQHEQMQTTITQQLSQIQQHKDQYNILKLKLGKDNQSQSNSQGDGSQVNGLQTEELSQLREEVEELRKQHTLLQTQLSDKDTLINTLKSAESQTGGSDNTELLQELEALRGQVQAQAAEISQLKTERQDLLRRAEAGSSDSAPSNSSDATQLAELESRLAAQSSETERLKEEEKKLSQSRAELEQQLASATSTVAILQAEKTKLQTEVQESKKEQDDLLMLLADQDQKIHSLKQKLKDLGETVEDEDDLDARDQTDEDDEDEDEDED comes from the exons ATGAACTTCTTCAGAGGAGTGATCGGTGGGCAGGCAGCCGGGCCGCAGCCGTCCGGGTCGGAGACG ATTCAGAAGTTGTGTGACCGGGTGGCCTCCTCGACGCTCCTAGAAGACCGCAGAGATGCTGTCCGGGCTCTTAAGTCCCTCTCTAAG AAATATCGCATGGAAGTTGGGACACAGGCGATGGATCACTTGATCAACATACTGCAGACTGATAG GTCTGACTCTGAAATCCTTGGCTACGCTTTGGACACACTCTACAACATCATCTGCAAcgatgaggaggaagaacaag ATGAATCAGAAG ACGCAGTAACCCCTCTCCCTGTCTCAGGGAAGCATAAGAATATGTCCATACCTG ACGAGAACGCCCAGAAACAGGCAGATGACCTGGGTGCCCAGTTTACAGACACATTCATCCAGGACCCTGAGCATATAACCCTGCTTCTCACTCTGTTGGAG gAGTTTGACTTCCATGTCCGTTGGCCTGCGGTGAAGTTGTTGACTGCTCTCCTGAAGAACCAGGGCGTCCAGGTCCAGGGGATCATTCTCGTCAGCCCCATGG GTGTTTCCAGATTAATGGACCTACTGGCAGACTCCAGAGAAGTAATTCGCAATGAT GGCTTGCTGCTGCTTCAACAGCTGACCAAAGGCAACGCAGCAATTCAGAAAATTGTGGCATTTGAGAACGCATTTGAGCGTCTCCTAGACATCATCACAGAAGAGGGCAGCAGTGATGGAG GTATTGTGGTGGAGGACTGTTTACTTCTGCTACTCAACCTGCTCAAGAACAACAGCTCCAACCAGAACTTCTTCAAGGAGGGCTCCTACATCCAGAGAATGAAGCCCTGGTTCGAGGTTGGGGATGATAACTCAGGCTGGTCGGCACAGAAGGTCACCAACCTCCACCTTATGTTACAG CTGGTGCGAGTGATGGTGTCTCCGGTGAACTCTCCTGGAGCTACATCCAGCTGTCAGAAGTCCATGTACCAGTGTggcctgctgcagcagctgtgtacCATCCTCATGGCCACTGGTGTGCCTGCTGACATCCTCACAGAG ACCATCAACACTGTTTCAGAAGTTATTAGGGGCTCACAGGTCAACCAAGACTACTTTGCTTCAGTCAATGCTCCTTCAAACCCACCAAG GCCAGCCATCGTAGTGCTGCTCATGTCCATGGTGAATGAGAGACAACCATTTGTACTTCGCTGTGCTGTCCTTTACTGcttccagtgtttcctctacaaaAACCAGAAAGGCCAAGGGGAGATCGTTGCTACACTACTACCCTCCACCATTGATG cCAATTCCATCTCGGCTGGACAGTTACTGTGCGGCGGCCTCTTCTCAGCTGACTCTCTTTCCAACTGGTGTGCTGCCGTGGCCCTGGCCCACGCCCTGCAGGACAATCTCACCCAGAAGGAGCAGCTGCTCAGGGTTCAACTTGCCACCAGCTTGGGCAAGCCCCctgtctctctgctgcagcagtgCACCAACATCCTGTCCCAG GGTGATAAGATCGTCCGGCGG GGCAGTAAAGTGCAGACCAGGGTGGGCCTCCTCATGTTGCTGTGTACATGGATCAGCAGCTGTCCGATTGCTGTTACACACTTTCTACACAATCAGGAAAATGTTCCCTTT CTGACCGCTCAGATCTCAGAGAACCTGGGGGAGGATGAAAGGCTGGTGCAGGGCCTGTGTGCGCTGCTTCTGGGCATCTGTATCTATTATAATGACAACTCACTGGAAAACTACACCAA GGAAAAGCTAAAGCAGCTGATTGAGAAGCGCATCGGAAAGGAAAACTTTGTAGAAAAGCTCGGCTTCATCACCAAACACGAACTGTATTCACGCGCAGCCCAGAAGCCGCAGCCTGTATTCCCGTCTCCAGAGCAGATGCTGTTCGATCACGAGTTCACCAAACTGGTCAAAGAGCTGGAAG GTGTGATAACTAAAGCCGTGCACAAGTCCAGtgaggaggacaagaaggaagaggaggtgaagaagacatTAGAGCAACATGACAACATTGTCACCCAGTACAAAGAACTGATTAGAGAACAG GATGCTCAAATCCAGGAGCTGAAGGAGCAGGTATCGTCAATGACCTCTCAGCACGAACAGATGCAGACCACAATCACCCAGCAGCTGTCCCAGATCCAGCAGCACAAAGACCAGTACAACATCCTCAAACTAAAACTAG GTAAGGACAACCAGAGCCAGTCGAACAGCCAGGGAGACGGCTCTCAGGTGAACGGGCTGCAAACAGAAGAGCTTTCCCAGCTccgagaggaggtggaggagctccGCAAGCAACACACACTCCTTCAGACGCAACTCAGTGACAAGGACACACTTATCAACACTCTG AAGTCGGCGGAGAGTCAAACAGGAGGATCAGACAACACAGAGCTACTCCAG GAGCTGGAGGCTTTGAGGGGTCAGGTTCAGGCCCAGGCAGCAGAAATTAGCCAACTGAAGACGGAGAGACAAGATCTTCTCAGGAGAGCTGAAGCTGGG TCCTCAGACTCGGCCCCCAGCAACTCATCAGACGCCACCCAGCTGGCAGAACTGGAGAGCAGACTGGCAGCACAGTCgtctgagacagagagactgaaG gaggaggagaagaagttgTCGCAGAGCCGTGcggagctggagcagcagctggccTCAGCCACCAGCACGGTGGCCATCCTTCAGGCAGAGAAGACCAAGCTTCAAACGGAGGTCCAGGAGTCAAAGAAGGAGCAGGACGACCTGCTGATGCTGCTggcagaccaggaccagaagaTCCACAGCctcaaacagaaactcaaagacCTGGGAGAGACG GTGGAAGATGAAGACGACCTCGACGCCAGGGACCAGACAGACGAGGATGACGAAGACGAGGATGAAGACGAGGACTAg